The following coding sequences are from one uncultured Desulfobacter sp. window:
- a CDS encoding M14 family metallopeptidase, producing MSLDFEFHGKTIPPASVEHITVNITSEAHSVIVPVTVFNGAEPGPVLGITAGVHGYEYPPILAAQKLITRINPKDLKGTVILVQIANMEGFLGRAIEINPLDGKNLNREFPGSEQGSITQRIAHFITKEISTRSDCFLDIHAGDAPQDLMPYVAYYSHTKMKEISQKGREMAMALGFDYMVTFVTDEVDYIKDGENSLFCSAEPFKQGKPSVDIECGKGGLRDEDLAEKIASGVMNMLKYLGMGKGTPKSGSTCLDITRRSWIDSKFTGIFYPKKSAGYYVSKGMELGVITDFFGRELGTVTADMDGIILYMLNTPPVRKDEGVACIGKID from the coding sequence ATGAGCCTGGATTTCGAATTTCACGGCAAAACAATCCCCCCCGCATCAGTTGAGCACATCACGGTCAATATCACTTCAGAAGCCCATAGTGTCATTGTCCCGGTGACCGTTTTCAACGGGGCCGAGCCCGGACCCGTCCTGGGAATTACCGCCGGGGTTCACGGATATGAATATCCCCCGATTCTGGCTGCCCAGAAATTGATCACAAGAATCAATCCCAAGGACCTTAAAGGAACGGTCATTCTGGTACAGATTGCCAATATGGAAGGCTTTTTAGGGCGCGCCATTGAAATCAACCCCCTGGACGGTAAAAATTTAAACCGGGAATTTCCCGGCAGTGAACAGGGAAGCATTACCCAAAGAATTGCCCACTTCATCACTAAGGAAATCAGCACAAGGTCTGACTGTTTTCTGGATATCCACGCCGGGGACGCCCCCCAGGACCTGATGCCCTATGTGGCATATTACAGTCATACAAAAATGAAAGAGATCTCACAAAAGGGCCGGGAGATGGCCATGGCCCTTGGCTTCGATTACATGGTCACTTTTGTTACCGACGAAGTCGACTATATAAAGGATGGAGAAAACAGCCTCTTTTGTTCAGCAGAGCCTTTTAAACAGGGCAAACCTTCCGTGGATATCGAATGCGGCAAAGGCGGCCTGAGAGATGAGGACTTAGCTGAAAAGATTGCGTCGGGTGTCATGAATATGCTCAAGTATCTTGGAATGGGAAAAGGCACGCCCAAATCCGGCTCAACGTGCCTGGACATTACCCGGCGCTCCTGGATTGACTCTAAGTTCACTGGTATTTTCTATCCGAAAAAATCCGCAGGCTACTACGTTTCAAAAGGGATGGAGCTTGGTGTCATCACCGATTTTTTCGGCAGAGAACTTGGTACCGTAACGGCGGACATGGACGGCATCATCCTGTATATGCTCAATACACCGCCTGTCCGTAAAGATGAGGGCGTGGCCTGCATCGGAAAAATAGATTAA